A genome region from Gigantopelta aegis isolate Gae_Host chromosome 3, Gae_host_genome, whole genome shotgun sequence includes the following:
- the LOC121367985 gene encoding uncharacterized protein LOC121367985, which produces MPCDHMPPHDRHPVAIIVKSNFFCLVLLLGTVLIDFQVLASIQYSNSNDSMYTANTTNIFDAKNISNVTDFVNTRNVYNATNVSSPSSAEPEDISRSTSSSLTSSVQASQTSHQSMPRNKTDHWERTYDVASWLPKKKKKQSLHGGKVNLAIIPVLALLFFITVVCLKLCSFFRKSHREKESETGFMENYFILNHGDEEYMDVDLRSDSSVLYDTVSSYTSFLRGGSNYNTWNSVRSVQVVLPTDMQALYKAFLLQRKESINSSKGLMKKPVVLRDVEVQVELMSRDVRKSKPNDKVWHTEEKNTKNKSKLPTLKVMGSECSDLGNGFVSQSSSNVLKNNHSGDAAGKESLKVSNITENKSISVGTNSTDDGSPSKFQKKPHRFKVSFVTDDSGNVVSSSQPSSISPSIDSQNHSPSSILSNSTLWSKTSEN; this is translated from the coding sequence ATGCCCTGTGACCATATGCCTCCTCACGACAGACATCCGGTAGCCATCATTGtgaaatcaaactttttttGTCTTGTTCTCCTTTTAGGCACTGTTTTAATAGATTTCCAGGTATTAGCCAGTATTCAGTATTCTAATAGCAATGATTCCATGTACACTGctaatacaacaaatatttttgatGCAAAGAACATCTCAAATGTCACAGATTTTGTTAACACAAGAAACGTTTATAATGCAACAAACGTTTCATCACCTTCTAGTGCAGAACCTGAAGACATCTCAAGGTCAACATCAAGTTCATTGACCAGTTCTGTACAAGCATCCCAAACATCACATCAATCCATGCCTCGAAACAAAACCGATCACTGGGAGCGGACTTATGACGTGGCATCATGGCTGcccaagaaaaagaagaagcaatCTCTGCATGGTGGTAAAGTAAATCTGGCCATCATCCCAGTGCTTGCTCTCCTGTTCTTTATAACAGTTGTTTGCTTGAAGCTCTGTTCATTTTTCCGCAAAAGTCATCGAGAGAAGGAGTCGGAAACGGGATTCATGGAGAACTATTTTATTCTGAATCACGGAGATGAGGAATACATGGATGTTGATCTGCGATCCGATTCGTCTGTTCTTTACGACACAGTGTCTTCATACACATCGTTTCTCCGTGGTGGCAGCAACTACAATACGTGGAACTCTGTACGGTCTGTTCAAGTGGTGCTGCCCACCGATATGCAAGCTTTATATAAAGCATTCCTGTTGCAGCGTAAGGAAAGTATAAATTCAAGCAAGGGTTTGATGAAGAAGCCTGTGGTTTTAAGAGATGTTGAAGTCCAGGTAGAACTGATGAGTAGAGATGTCAGGAAATCAAAACCTAATGACAAAGTTTGGCATACTGAGGAAAAGAATACGAAAAACAAGTCAAAGCTTCCAACGTTAAAGGTTATGGGTTCAGAATGCTCAGATCTTGGAAATGGTTTTGTCAGTCAAAGCAGTAGTAATGTTCTGAAAAATAACCATTCTGGCGATGCTGCTGGGAAAGAATCCCTTAAAGTATCCAAcattactgaaaataaaagtattagTGTTGGTACAAATAGTACCGATGATGGTTCTCCCAGTAAATTTCAAAAGAAGCCCCACCGATTTAAAGTGTCTTTTGTCACTGACGATAGCGGAAATGTAGTTTCTTCTTCCCAACCATCTTCGATTTCCCCAAGCATTGACAGTCAAAACCATTCCCCATCTTCCATTCTGTCAAATTCTACCCTCTGGTCTAAGACATCTGAAAACTAA